A single region of the Zootoca vivipara chromosome 2, rZooViv1.1, whole genome shotgun sequence genome encodes:
- the ZBTB9 gene encoding zinc finger and BTB domain-containing protein 9: MEPETRSVQIEFPHYAAVLLESLNKHRLEGKFCDIAIHVQGRIFQAHKSVLAASSPYFHDKLLLHDTNCIVLPGVIEPDAFENLLQLIYSGRLKLLLEALPSHLLVASGLQMWQVVDQCSGILKELEGSACRPWSSRASESQSPSSSNYFGSRDEAEAEAPGRRRRTCPDGEVLKIRVPPDEEDEEEEEEEEHQAPICSGSTDGPAKAEESRAKEPHEAPKIFYIKQERFDAEEAAPSASGLGGAGTSSCLSEAGFFKSLGRPLAASGLCPAEIQESGEVSYLLPGTAVASSSCGPGGGFSAKADSVAFPESSWKPVDLHGNEILAHAVHGQVVHAPVKLMSAPDGKKFGCLCGKRFAVKPKRDRHIMLTFSLRPFGCSVCNKKFKLKHHLTEHMKTHDGNLYACEDCGRKFRVQSCFLKHKEICKGQGWATACWTYK, encoded by the coding sequence ATGGAGCCCGAGACCCGCAGCGTCCAGATCGAGTTCCCTCACTACGCAGCCGTCCTGCTGGAGTCGCTCAACAAGCACCGCCTGGAGGGCAAGTTCTGCGACATCGCCATCCACGTCCAGGGCCGCATCTTCCAGGCGCACAAGAGCGTCCTGGCCGCCTCCTCGCCCTACTTCCACGACAAGCTGCTCCTGCACGACACCAACTGCATCGTGCTGCCCGGCGTCATTGAGCCGGACGCCTTCGAGAACCTCCTGCAGCTCATCTACTCGGGGCGCCTCAAGCTGCTCCTGGAGGCCCTGCCCAGCCACCTCCTGGTGGCCAGTGGGCTCCAGATGTGGCAGGTGGTGGACCAATGCTCGGGGATCCTCAAGGAGCTGGAGGGCAGTGCCTGCCGGCCTTGGTCCAGCCGCGCCAGCGAGAGCCAATcgcccagcagcagcaactactTTGGCTCCAGGGACGAGGCCGAGGCCGAGGCTcctgggcggcggcggcgcaccTGCCCCGACGGCGAGGTCCTGAAGATCCGCGTGCCTCCTGACgaagaggacgaggaggaggaggaggaggaggagcaccagGCGCCGATCTGCAGCGGCTCCACCGACGGGCCGGCAAAGGCCGAGGAGAGCCGGGCCAAGGAGCCGCACGAGGCACCCAAGATCTTCTACATCAAGCAGGAGCGCTTTGACGCTGAGGAGGCGGCCCCTTCGGCCTCGGGGCTGGGCGGGGCCGGCACCAGCTCCTGCCTGTCGGAGGCTGGCTTCTTCAAGTCTCTGGGCAGGCCGCTCGCCGCGTCGGGGCTGTGCCCGGCCGAGATCCAGGAGAGCGGCGAGGTCAGCTACCTGCTCCCTGGCACCGCGGTGGCATCCTCGTCCTGCGGCCCCGGCGGCGGCTTCTCGGCGAAGGCGGACTCGGTGGCCTTCCCGGAGAGCTCGTGGAAGCCCGTGGACCTCCACGGGAACGAGATCCTGGCGCACGCCGTGCACGGGCAGGTGGTCCACGCGCCCGTCAAGCTGATGTCTGCGCCCGACGGCAAGAAGTTTGGCTGCCTGTGCGGGAAGCGCTTTGCGGTCAAGCCCAAGCGGGACCGCCACATCATGCTGACCTTCAGCCTGCGCCCCTTTGGCTGCTCCGTCTGCAACAAGAAGTTCAAGCTCAAGCACCACCTGACCGAGCACATGAAGACGCACGACGGCAACCTGTACGCCTGCGAGGACTGCGGGCGCAAGTTCCGCGTCCAGAGCTGCTTCCTCAAGCACAAGGAGATCTGCAAGGGGCAGGGCTGGGCCACCGCCTGCTGGACCTACAAGTAG